The genomic region CAAGGCGCGCCATTGCCGACCAGCTCTCGCCGGTTTTCGGCGCGTCGGCCGATGGCGTCACGTGGGAGGAAGGGCGCCTGCGCCGTCGCGGCGACACCGCGCCCGGCCAGGCCTATGGCGACATTGTCGCGAGCGCTGGCGGACCGATCGAGGCGATTGCGTCCACCAGCCGTGACCCCGATATTGCGGATCGCTATTCCATGCATGCTTTCGGTGCGGTCTTTGCCGAGGTTGCGGTCGATCCCGATGTGGGCACGATCCGGGTGCGCCGCGCGGTCGGTACCTATGGCGCCGGTCGCATCGTCAATCCGCGTCTTGCAGCGAGCCAGTGCGTCGGCGGCATGGTCGGCGGCATCGGCATGGCGCTCATGGAACGGACCGTGCTCGATCAGCGCGACGGCCGCCCGGTCAATGCGCATATGGCGGACTATCTCGTGCCCGTGAACCTCGATATCGCGAATATCGAAGCGCATTTCGTCGACGAGGTGGATCCGCACGTCAATGCGCTCGGCGTCAAGGGGCTCGGCGAAATCGCACTCGTCGGCATGGCGCCTGCCATCGCCAATGCGGTCTTCCATGCGACCGGCAAACGGGTGCGCACGCTGCCGATCCGGATTGAGGACATGCTCGCCTGATGACAGAAGACGCGTTCGGCCAATTCAAAATGCTACGGCGCCCTTTGCGCGTCTGATAAGACACGCGGCGCTGTAGGCTGGAAAAGCCTGCCGCGCCGAGCGACTGTGTCGGCTGTAACCACTACGCGTTGCACTTCTTCGCCCGCTGCGTGATGATGGCGGCGCCCGGATTTTGGCGAAGGTGACACGCAACATGGCAGCAGCGAAAAGGCAGGTCGGCCGATGGCGCCGGTGACGGTCGATCCGGAAAAAATTCGCGAAATCGAGGACGCCGAGAGCTTCTACCGCTGGCTGGGTATACACCACGACACGGCGGACGAGGTGTGGATCAAGATTCACAAGGTTGGCTCGGGGCTCAAGTCGATCACGCCAAAGGAGGCGATCGACGTTGTGCTGTGCTGGGGCTGGATCGACGGCCTGCGCAAGGGGCTCGACGACAAGAGCTTTCTTCAGCGCTACACCCCGCGCGGCAGGAAGAGCACCTGGAGCCAGATCAATGTCGATAATGTCGCCCGGCTGATCGAGGAAGGCCGGATGACCGAGCATGGGTTGAAGCAGGTCGAGGCGGCCAAGGCGGACGGGCGCTGGGAGCGCGCCTATGCAAGCGGCAAGGACATGAAGATCCCGGACGATCTGCAGGCCGCCATCGACGCCGAGCCCAAGGCCAGGGAAATGCTGGCAAAGCTCAGTGGACAGAACCGCTTCGCGCTCGCCTTCCGCACCCACAACATGAAGACCGAAGCCGGGCGGAAGAAGAAGATCGAGAACTTCGTCGAAATGTTGAAGCGCGGCGAGACGATCTACCCGCAGGGGCGGAAGTGACCGCCGCCGACAGGCTCCGTCGGCATCCGCATAAAGGGCAGGGGAGGATCGGGTTTCCATCGTCTGTTACTATGCGCATTCCGTCGAATGGGATTGAGGGTGACGATGCATACCGTCAGAGGCCGGCAACTCGTGGGCAGACATGTCCCTCGTTTTCTACCGGCGCTCGTTTTCGGGATGGTGACCGTCATCGCGGTGACGGCCGCGGCGCAGAACAGCCGCCGAGCGCCGGACGAGACTCCGCTCGTCGCACAGAGCGCACAAGGGCGGGCACCGGCCAGCGGCCTTGCGACGGACTTCCCTGATCGTGAGCTTGTCGTGGGCACCAAGGAAGCACCGCCGTTCGCGATGAAGCAACCGGACGGTACCTGGACGGGCATTTCCATCGAACTCTGGCGGCAGATCGCTCAGGAACTCGGTCTCAAGTTCCGTCTGGTCGAGGAGCCGTCGGTCCAGAGTCTGCTCGAGGCGACGGCACGGGGCGACTATGATCTCTCGGTCGCGGCGATAACCATCACGCCCGAGCGCGAACGCAGCGTGGACTTCTCGCAGCCCTTCTACAATACGGGCCTCGGCATCGCGGTTTCGCTCAACCGCATGTCGATATGGCGCGAAATCATGCGCACGATGACCTCACTGGGTTTCCTCCAGGCGGCCGGTGCGCTCATCGGCATCTCGTTTCTGGTCGGTGCGTTGATCTGGTTGTTCGAACGCCGGCACAACGAGGAATTCGGAGGCAGCGCCGCCAAGGGTCTCGGCGCCAGCATCTGGTGGTCCGCCGAAGTGATGACGCAGGCAAGCACCGGTCACCGCGGCCCGAGAACGCTCGCGGGGCGCGCGCTTGCCATCATCTGGATGGTGGTCTCGATCATCACCATCGCTATCTTTACCGCGAGCGTGACATCGGCGCTCACGACGCGACAGATCCGTGGCGTCGTGAACGGTGTCGATGACCTGCCCGGCGTGCGCGTCGGCGCATTGGCGGGATCGGCAACGCTCGGATTTCTCGATCGGGAACGTATCGGGTACCGCAATTTCGACCGTGTCGAGGATGGGCTGAACAGGCTTGAGTCGGGCTCGATCGACGCCTTTGTGTACGACAAGCCCTTGCTTGCGTGG from Sinorhizobium garamanticum harbors:
- a CDS encoding transporter substrate-binding domain-containing protein, whose translation is MHTVRGRQLVGRHVPRFLPALVFGMVTVIAVTAAAQNSRRAPDETPLVAQSAQGRAPASGLATDFPDRELVVGTKEAPPFAMKQPDGTWTGISIELWRQIAQELGLKFRLVEEPSVQSLLEATARGDYDLSVAAITITPERERSVDFSQPFYNTGLGIAVSLNRMSIWREIMRTMTSLGFLQAAGALIGISFLVGALIWLFERRHNEEFGGSAAKGLGASIWWSAEVMTQASTGHRGPRTLAGRALAIIWMVVSIITIAIFTASVTSALTTRQIRGVVNGVDDLPGVRVGALAGSATLGFLDRERIGYRNFDRVEDGLNRLESGSIDAFVYDKPLLAWLVAQKFSNSVGVLDVTFEPQSYGIAMPTGSRYRNATDVAVLEAIRSEKWKQTLFSYLGEKR
- a CDS encoding YdeI/OmpD-associated family protein; amino-acid sequence: MAPVTVDPEKIREIEDAESFYRWLGIHHDTADEVWIKIHKVGSGLKSITPKEAIDVVLCWGWIDGLRKGLDDKSFLQRYTPRGRKSTWSQINVDNVARLIEEGRMTEHGLKQVEAAKADGRWERAYASGKDMKIPDDLQAAIDAEPKAREMLAKLSGQNRFALAFRTHNMKTEAGRKKKIENFVEMLKRGETIYPQGRK